The Xiphias gladius isolate SHS-SW01 ecotype Sanya breed wild chromosome 4, ASM1685928v1, whole genome shotgun sequence genome includes a window with the following:
- the sgk1 gene encoding serine/threonine-protein kinase Sgk1 isoform X3 produces MKDKTTAVTSFMKQKRMGLNDLIQKFATNSYACKHPEVQSILNLSPPQDPELMNTSPSPPPSPSQQINLGPSSNPSAKPSDFHFLKVIGKGSFGKVLLARHRTDDQFYAVKVLQKKAILKKKEEKHIMSERNVLLKNVKHPFLVGLHYSFQTADKLYFILDYINGGELFYHLQRERCFLEPRARFYAAEIASALGYLHSLNIVYRDLKPENILLDSQGHIILTDFGLCKENIEPNGTTSTFCGTPEYLAPEVLHKQPYDRTVDWWCLGAVLYEMLYGLPPFYSRNTAEMYDNILNKPLQLKPNISNAARHLLEGLLQKDRTKRLGCTEDFIEIKNHVFFSPINWDDLNGKKITPPFNPNVTGPNDLRHFDPEFTDEPVPSSIGCSPDSALVTASIKEAAEAFVGFSYAPSMDSYL; encoded by the exons ATGAAAGACAAAACGACCGCGGTGACGT CTTTTATGAAACAGAAGAGGATGGGTCTGAACGACTTAATTCAGAAGTTTGCCACAAACTCCTACGCCTGCAAGCA tcCCGAGGTTCAGTCTATTCTGAACTTAAGTCCTCCTCAGGATCCTGAGCTCATGAACACAAGCCCCTCTCCTCCT CCCAGTCCATCCCAACAGATCAACCTCGGTCCATCCTCCAACCCTTCAGCCAAACCCAGCGACTTTCACTTCCTCAAGGTGATCGGCAAGGGCAGCTTCGGCAAGGTCCTGCTGGCACGCCACCGCACCGATGACCAGTTCTACGCAGTCAAAGTCTTACAGAAAAAGGCCATTCTCAAGAAGAAGGAG GAGAAACACATCATGTCAGAGAGGAATGTGCTGCTAAAGAACGTCAAGCACCCGTTCTTGGTGGGCCTGCACTACTCTTTCCAAACGGCGGACAAACTCTACTTCATCTTGGACTACATCAATGGAGGAGAG ttgtTCTACCACCTACAGAGAGAGCGCTGCTTCCTTGAGCCCAGAGCCAGGTTCTACGCTGCAGAGATCGCCAGCGCCCTGGGCTACCTCCACTCCCTCAACATTGTCTACAGAGACCTTAAGCCAGAGAACATCCTGCTGGACTCCCAGGGGCATATCATTCTCACAGATTTCGGCCTGTGCAAGGAGAACATTGAACCCAACGGGACCACGTCGACCTTCTGCGGTACACCAGAG TATTTAGCTCCTGAGGTTCTACACAAGCAGCCGTATGACAGGACGGTAGACTGGTGGTGTTTAGGAGCTGTTCTCTATGAGATGCTCTATGGCCTG CCTCCATTCTACAGCCGTAACACGGCGGAGATGTACGACAACATCTTGAACAAGCCACTGCAGCTGAAACCCAACATTTCCAACGCAGCCAGACACTTGCTGGAGGGCCTGCTGCAGAAGGACCGGACCAAGAGGCTGGGCTGCACAGAAGACTTT ATTGAAATTAAGAACCACGTATTCTTCTCTCCCATCAACTGGGATGACCTAAATGGCAAGAAGATCACCCCTCCCTTCAACCCCAACGTG ACAGGACCCAATGACCTGCGGCACTTTGATCCAGAGTTCACAGATGAGCCGGTGCCCAGCTCCATCGGCTGTTCCCCAGACAGTGCACTTGTCACAGCCAGCATCAAAGAGGCTGCCGAGGCATTCGTGGGCTTCTCCTATGCTCCTTCTATGGACTCTTATCTATAG
- the sgk1 gene encoding serine/threonine-protein kinase Sgk1 isoform X2, with protein sequence MTVKTETEKPVLTYSKSRGLVALVTAFMKQKRMGLNDLIQKFATNSYACKHPEVQSILNLSPPQDPELMNTSPSPPPSPSQQINLGPSSNPSAKPSDFHFLKVIGKGSFGKVLLARHRTDDQFYAVKVLQKKAILKKKEEKHIMSERNVLLKNVKHPFLVGLHYSFQTADKLYFILDYINGGELFYHLQRERCFLEPRARFYAAEIASALGYLHSLNIVYRDLKPENILLDSQGHIILTDFGLCKENIEPNGTTSTFCGTPEYLAPEVLHKQPYDRTVDWWCLGAVLYEMLYGLPPFYSRNTAEMYDNILNKPLQLKPNISNAARHLLEGLLQKDRTKRLGCTEDFIEIKNHVFFSPINWDDLNGKKITPPFNPNVTGPNDLRHFDPEFTDEPVPSSIGCSPDSALVTASIKEAAEAFVGFSYAPSMDSYL encoded by the exons ATGACggtcaaaacagaaacagagaagccTGTCCTGACTTACTCGAAGTCTAGAGGGCTGGTGGCTTTAGTCACTG CTTTTATGAAACAGAAGAGGATGGGTCTGAACGACTTAATTCAGAAGTTTGCCACAAACTCCTACGCCTGCAAGCA tcCCGAGGTTCAGTCTATTCTGAACTTAAGTCCTCCTCAGGATCCTGAGCTCATGAACACAAGCCCCTCTCCTCCT CCCAGTCCATCCCAACAGATCAACCTCGGTCCATCCTCCAACCCTTCAGCCAAACCCAGCGACTTTCACTTCCTCAAGGTGATCGGCAAGGGCAGCTTCGGCAAGGTCCTGCTGGCACGCCACCGCACCGATGACCAGTTCTACGCAGTCAAAGTCTTACAGAAAAAGGCCATTCTCAAGAAGAAGGAG GAGAAACACATCATGTCAGAGAGGAATGTGCTGCTAAAGAACGTCAAGCACCCGTTCTTGGTGGGCCTGCACTACTCTTTCCAAACGGCGGACAAACTCTACTTCATCTTGGACTACATCAATGGAGGAGAG ttgtTCTACCACCTACAGAGAGAGCGCTGCTTCCTTGAGCCCAGAGCCAGGTTCTACGCTGCAGAGATCGCCAGCGCCCTGGGCTACCTCCACTCCCTCAACATTGTCTACAGAGACCTTAAGCCAGAGAACATCCTGCTGGACTCCCAGGGGCATATCATTCTCACAGATTTCGGCCTGTGCAAGGAGAACATTGAACCCAACGGGACCACGTCGACCTTCTGCGGTACACCAGAG TATTTAGCTCCTGAGGTTCTACACAAGCAGCCGTATGACAGGACGGTAGACTGGTGGTGTTTAGGAGCTGTTCTCTATGAGATGCTCTATGGCCTG CCTCCATTCTACAGCCGTAACACGGCGGAGATGTACGACAACATCTTGAACAAGCCACTGCAGCTGAAACCCAACATTTCCAACGCAGCCAGACACTTGCTGGAGGGCCTGCTGCAGAAGGACCGGACCAAGAGGCTGGGCTGCACAGAAGACTTT ATTGAAATTAAGAACCACGTATTCTTCTCTCCCATCAACTGGGATGACCTAAATGGCAAGAAGATCACCCCTCCCTTCAACCCCAACGTG ACAGGACCCAATGACCTGCGGCACTTTGATCCAGAGTTCACAGATGAGCCGGTGCCCAGCTCCATCGGCTGTTCCCCAGACAGTGCACTTGTCACAGCCAGCATCAAAGAGGCTGCCGAGGCATTCGTGGGCTTCTCCTATGCTCCTTCTATGGACTCTTATCTATAG